One Maniola jurtina chromosome 24, ilManJurt1.1, whole genome shotgun sequence DNA window includes the following coding sequences:
- the LOC123877866 gene encoding protein ANTAGONIST OF LIKE HETEROCHROMATIN PROTEIN 1-like isoform X1: protein MVDWDLVLISIIADEEEGAQANNRDRRRFWVDNLWKERESKGEFNNLFNDLKYDVQKFYDYHRMDYEKFQALLNICRPYIEKQRTNFRNPIEADQRLSLCLRFLITGSSFKSLGYSYRMGFSTVRSIVHETCRVIWNALRPSVMPKPTREKWTRIAMEFDEKWNFPNCIGAIDGKHFRIKAPRNSGSLYINYKKFFSIVLLAVVDANYKFVIADVGSYGRNSDGGIMQNSIFGKKLTSNALDIPPKKRLPRTDLELPYVFVADEAFPLTTNIMRPFSGDRLTDEAMKIYNYRLSRARRIVENAFGILQERFELCQKGIQVQPKYVDNIILACTCLHNFIIGGTSTESQNIASVSINLENDNNMNNALDGMTVREMFKDYFRSDEGSIPWQNDIVNRH, encoded by the exons ATGGTAGATTGGGATTTGGTGTTGATATCGATTATTGCAGATGAAGAAGAAGGTGCACAGGCTAATAATAGGGATAGAAGAAGATTTTGGGTTGATAATTTATGGAAAGAAAGGGAATCAAAGGGtgaattcaataatttatttaatgatttaaaataCGACGTGCAAAAATTTTATGACTATCATAGAATGGATTATGAGAAATTTCAAGCACTGTTGAATATATGTCGACCATATATCGAAAAACAGAGGACCAATTTTCGCAACCCCATTGAAGCCGATCAGAGATTATCCTTGTGTTTGAG ATTTTTGATCACGGGAAGTAGCTTCAAGTCTCTAGGTTACAGCTATCGCATGGGGTTTAGTACAGTGCGCTCTATCGTACATGAAACTTGCCGAGTCATTTGGAATGCCCTAAGACCTAGTGTTATGCCAAAACCAACAAGGGAAAAATGGACGCGAATCGCGATGGAATTTGATGAAAAATGGAATTTCCCGAACTGCATCGGTGCAATAGATGGTAAACATTTCAGGATAAAAGCACCTCGCAATAGTGGAAGTCTCTACATAAACTATAAAAAGTTTTTCAGTATCGTACTACTAGCGGTTGTGGATGCAAATTATAAATTTGTGATTGCAGATGTAGGATCATATGGACGAAATAGTGATGGAGGTATAATGCAAAACTCaatatttggaaaaaaattgacTTCTAATGCCCTCGATATTCCCCCAAAAAAACGTTTACCGAGGACTGATCTTGAGTTGCCGTATGTTTTTGTAGCAGACGAGGCTTTTCCGTTAACCACAAACATTATGAGACCATTTAGTGGCGATCGATTGACAGATGAAGCAATGAAAATATACAATTATCGTTTGAGTAGAGCCAGGCGTATCGTCGAAAATGCATTTGGTATACTTCAAGAACGTTTCGAATTATGTCAAAAAGGAATTCAGGTTCAACCAAAATATGTTGATAATATCATTTTAGCATGTACTTGCTTACACAATTTCATCATAGGTGGTACAAGCACAGAAAGCCAAAATATAGCAAGTGTAAGCATTAATTTagaaaacgataataatatgaacaatGCATTAGATGGTATGACAGTACGGGAGATGTTTAAAGATTACTTTAGGTCTGATGAGGGCTCTATTCCATGGCAAAACGATATTGTAAATAGACATTAA
- the LOC123877866 gene encoding uncharacterized protein LOC123877866 isoform X2 — protein MVDWDLVLISIIADEEEGAQANNRDRRRFWVDNLWKERESKGEFNNLFNDLKYDVQKFYDYHRMDYEKFQALLNICRPYIEKQRTNFRNPIEADQRLSLCLRFLITGSSFKSLGYSYRMGFSTVRSIVHETCRVIWNALRPSVMPKPTREKWTRIAMEFDEKWNFPNCIGAIDDVGSYGRNSDGGIMQNSIFGKKLTSNALDIPPKKRLPRTDLELPYVFVADEAFPLTTNIMRPFSGDRLTDEAMKIYNYRLSRARRIVENAFGILQERFELCQKGIQVQPKYVDNIILACTCLHNFIIGGTSTESQNIASVSINLENDNNMNNALDGMTVREMFKDYFRSDEGSIPWQNDIVNRH, from the exons ATGGTAGATTGGGATTTGGTGTTGATATCGATTATTGCAGATGAAGAAGAAGGTGCACAGGCTAATAATAGGGATAGAAGAAGATTTTGGGTTGATAATTTATGGAAAGAAAGGGAATCAAAGGGtgaattcaataatttatttaatgatttaaaataCGACGTGCAAAAATTTTATGACTATCATAGAATGGATTATGAGAAATTTCAAGCACTGTTGAATATATGTCGACCATATATCGAAAAACAGAGGACCAATTTTCGCAACCCCATTGAAGCCGATCAGAGATTATCCTTGTGTTTGAG ATTTTTGATCACGGGAAGTAGCTTCAAGTCTCTAGGTTACAGCTATCGCATGGGGTTTAGTACAGTGCGCTCTATCGTACATGAAACTTGCCGAGTCATTTGGAATGCCCTAAGACCTAGTGTTATGCCAAAACCAACAAGGGAAAAATGGACGCGAATCGCGATGGAATTTGATGAAAAATGGAATTTCCCGAACTGCATCGGTGCAATAGATG ATGTAGGATCATATGGACGAAATAGTGATGGAGGTATAATGCAAAACTCaatatttggaaaaaaattgacTTCTAATGCCCTCGATATTCCCCCAAAAAAACGTTTACCGAGGACTGATCTTGAGTTGCCGTATGTTTTTGTAGCAGACGAGGCTTTTCCGTTAACCACAAACATTATGAGACCATTTAGTGGCGATCGATTGACAGATGAAGCAATGAAAATATACAATTATCGTTTGAGTAGAGCCAGGCGTATCGTCGAAAATGCATTTGGTATACTTCAAGAACGTTTCGAATTATGTCAAAAAGGAATTCAGGTTCAACCAAAATATGTTGATAATATCATTTTAGCATGTACTTGCTTACACAATTTCATCATAGGTGGTACAAGCACAGAAAGCCAAAATATAGCAAGTGTAAGCATTAATTTagaaaacgataataatatgaacaatGCATTAGATGGTATGACAGTACGGGAGATGTTTAAAGATTACTTTAGGTCTGATGAGGGCTCTATTCCATGGCAAAACGATATTGTAAATAGACATTAA